One window of Pseudomonas sp. ML2-2023-3 genomic DNA carries:
- the rimO gene encoding 30S ribosomal protein S12 methylthiotransferase RimO — MSTVTTKPANPKVGFVSLGCPKALVDSERILTQLRMEGYDVVSTYQDADVVVVNTCGFIDSAKAESLEVIGEAIKENGKVIVTGCMGVEEGNIRNVHPSVLAVTGPQQYEQVVNAVHQVVPPRQDHNPLIDLVPPQGIKLTPRHYAYLKISEGCNHSCSFCIIPSMRGKLVSRPVGDVLDEAQRLVKAGVKELLVISQDTSAYGVDVKYRTGFWNGAPVKTRMTELCEALSSLGVWVRLHYVYPYPHVDELIPLMAAGKILPYLDIPFQHASPKVLKAMKRPAFEDKTLARIKNWRVICPDLIIRSTFIVGFPGETEEDFQYLLDWLTEAQLDRVGCFQYSPVEGAPANLLDAAIVPDDVKQDRWDRFMAHQQAISAARLQMKIGKEIEVLIDEVDEQGAVGRCFFDAPEIDGNVFIATEKDIKPGDKIMCRVTDADEYDLWAEVI, encoded by the coding sequence ATGTCCACCGTTACCACCAAGCCAGCCAACCCGAAGGTTGGCTTTGTTTCCCTGGGTTGCCCGAAAGCGCTGGTCGACTCCGAACGCATCCTTACGCAGCTGCGTATGGAAGGCTACGACGTCGTCTCCACCTACCAGGACGCTGACGTCGTTGTGGTCAACACCTGCGGCTTCATCGACAGCGCGAAAGCTGAATCCCTGGAAGTGATCGGTGAAGCCATCAAGGAAAACGGCAAGGTCATCGTGACCGGCTGCATGGGTGTCGAAGAAGGCAACATCCGCAACGTGCACCCAAGCGTGCTCGCCGTGACCGGCCCGCAGCAGTACGAGCAAGTGGTCAACGCCGTGCACCAGGTGGTGCCACCGCGCCAGGATCACAACCCGCTGATCGATCTGGTGCCGCCTCAAGGCATCAAGCTGACGCCGCGTCACTACGCCTACCTGAAGATTTCCGAAGGCTGCAACCACAGCTGCAGCTTCTGCATCATCCCGTCGATGCGCGGCAAGCTGGTCAGCCGTCCGGTGGGTGACGTCCTCGACGAAGCCCAGCGCCTGGTCAAGGCTGGCGTAAAAGAACTGCTGGTGATTTCCCAGGACACCAGCGCCTACGGCGTTGATGTTAAGTACCGTACCGGTTTCTGGAACGGCGCCCCGGTCAAGACCCGCATGACCGAACTCTGCGAAGCGCTTAGCTCGCTGGGTGTGTGGGTCCGCCTGCACTACGTTTACCCGTACCCGCACGTTGACGAACTGATCCCGCTGATGGCCGCCGGCAAGATCCTGCCGTACCTGGACATCCCGTTCCAGCACGCCAGCCCCAAAGTGCTCAAGGCCATGAAACGCCCTGCGTTTGAAGACAAGACCCTGGCCCGCATCAAAAACTGGCGCGTGATCTGTCCGGACCTGATTATCCGTTCGACCTTCATCGTCGGCTTCCCGGGTGAAACCGAAGAAGACTTCCAGTACCTGCTCGACTGGCTGACCGAAGCGCAACTGGATCGCGTGGGTTGCTTCCAGTACTCGCCAGTAGAAGGCGCCCCCGCCAACCTGCTGGACGCGGCCATCGTGCCGGACGACGTCAAGCAGGATCGCTGGGACCGCTTCATGGCCCACCAACAGGCCATCAGCGCCGCACGCCTGCAGATGAAAATCGGCAAGGAAATCGAAGTCCTGATCGACGAAGTTGATGAGCAAGGCGCTGTTGGCCGCTGCTTCTTCGACGCACCGGAAATCGACGGCAACGTGTTTATTGCTACCGAAAAAGACATCAAGCCGGGTGACAAGATCATGTGTCGCGTCACCGACGCCGACGAGTATGACTTGTGGGCTGAAGTGATCTAA
- a CDS encoding virulence factor family protein: MKHRSWRFLLLALIVLVALAAGGYWFWNRPAPEPTIEHLSQTDGSTLTNVTPGQKALARVVIATPAEEALNDKQLVALSRGGKAQVVQVILPKDDCTLQQQALQTALQQLKGPATLVSGIGPGATLAWRWLAEQTNDKAQAVSVGFKLEEPGCALPVPKTAAHGNWLVAWNDNPDDPSAAFVRDQPNAQTSISDYDIHYPQVLSNELRKILVGDENGGLSMPVVEVPAGQQNSTVTLFLSGDGGWRDLDRDVAGEMAKIGYPVVGIDMLRYYWQHKTPEQSATDLTELMQHYRQKWGTQRFVLVGYSFGADVLPATYNRLPEAEQKRVDAIMLLAFARSGSFEIHVDGWLGKAGAEADTGEEMSKLPASKVVCIYGAEEVDESGCTAKTAVGESLKLPGGHHFDENYPALAQRLVDLIKKHQTTAE, translated from the coding sequence ATGAAACATCGTTCCTGGCGGTTTTTGTTGCTTGCCTTGATAGTTCTGGTCGCACTGGCTGCAGGCGGCTATTGGTTCTGGAATCGCCCCGCGCCTGAGCCAACAATTGAACACCTGAGTCAAACCGATGGCTCGACCCTGACCAACGTCACTCCCGGTCAGAAAGCCCTGGCCCGGGTGGTGATCGCCACCCCCGCCGAAGAAGCGCTCAATGACAAGCAGTTAGTGGCCTTGAGCCGTGGCGGCAAAGCACAGGTCGTGCAGGTGATTCTGCCCAAAGATGATTGCACCCTGCAGCAGCAAGCCCTGCAAACTGCACTGCAACAACTCAAGGGCCCAGCGACGCTGGTCAGCGGTATCGGTCCGGGTGCAACCCTGGCTTGGCGCTGGCTGGCCGAGCAGACCAATGACAAGGCCCAGGCCGTGTCGGTCGGTTTCAAACTTGAAGAGCCCGGCTGCGCCCTGCCCGTTCCAAAAACCGCTGCCCACGGCAACTGGCTGGTGGCCTGGAACGACAACCCTGACGACCCGAGCGCTGCGTTCGTACGTGATCAACCAAACGCTCAGACCAGCATCAGCGACTACGACATTCATTACCCGCAGGTACTGAGCAACGAACTGCGCAAAATACTGGTAGGCGATGAAAACGGCGGGTTGAGCATGCCGGTGGTCGAAGTGCCCGCAGGCCAGCAAAACAGCACCGTAACCCTGTTCCTGTCCGGTGACGGTGGCTGGCGAGACCTGGACCGCGATGTGGCCGGTGAAATGGCCAAGATCGGCTACCCGGTGGTCGGCATCGACATGCTGCGCTACTACTGGCAGCACAAAACACCCGAGCAAAGCGCCACCGACCTGACCGAACTGATGCAGCATTACCGTCAGAAGTGGGGCACCCAGCGCTTTGTACTGGTGGGCTACTCGTTTGGTGCTGACGTTTTGCCTGCCACTTACAATCGCTTGCCTGAAGCCGAGCAAAAGCGGGTCGACGCCATCATGCTCCTGGCATTTGCCCGCAGTGGCAGCTTTGAGATCCATGTCGATGGCTGGCTCGGCAAAGCCGGCGCTGAAGCCGATACGGGCGAGGAAATGTCCAAGCTGCCTGCCAGCAAAGTGGTATGCATCTATGGCGCAGAAGAGGTGGATGAAAGCGGCTGCACCGCCAAGACAGCCGTAGGCGAAAGCCTGAAACTGCCCGGCGGACACCACTTCGACGAAAACTACCCGGCCCTGGCCCAGCGCCTCGTAGACCTGATCAAGAAGCATCAGACGACTGCCGAGTAA
- the tsaA gene encoding tRNA (N6-threonylcarbamoyladenosine(37)-N6)-methyltransferase TrmO produces MTYTVSPIGFVRSCFKEKFAIPRQPQLAPAARGVLELVAPFDQGDAVQGLEQVSHVWLLFVFHQALEDKPRLKVRPPRLGGNKSMGVFATRATHRPNGIGQSVVKLDKVEANRLWISGIDLLDGTPILDIKPYVPYADIIADASNGMASAAPVLIPVVWADTALQQAHTQALRLQEPLVALIEQCLAQDPRPAYQTPTPEREYGAQFWDLDVRWHYPEPGTIRVLEVIPKQ; encoded by the coding sequence ATGACCTATACCGTCTCCCCCATCGGATTTGTGCGCTCCTGCTTCAAGGAGAAGTTCGCGATCCCCCGTCAGCCGCAACTGGCTCCGGCCGCCCGTGGCGTGCTGGAACTGGTCGCGCCTTTCGATCAGGGCGATGCGGTGCAAGGGCTGGAGCAGGTCAGTCATGTCTGGCTTTTGTTCGTATTCCATCAAGCGCTCGAAGACAAACCCCGGCTAAAAGTACGCCCGCCACGGCTGGGCGGCAACAAGTCGATGGGAGTGTTTGCTACCCGCGCCACCCACCGCCCGAATGGCATCGGCCAGTCTGTGGTCAAGCTGGACAAGGTTGAAGCCAATCGCTTGTGGATTTCAGGAATCGACCTGCTCGACGGCACGCCGATTCTCGATATCAAACCCTATGTGCCTTACGCGGACATCATTGCCGATGCCAGCAATGGCATGGCCAGCGCGGCACCGGTGTTGATTCCCGTGGTGTGGGCCGATACGGCCCTGCAACAGGCTCATACACAGGCTCTACGCCTCCAGGAGCCGCTGGTGGCACTGATTGAGCAATGCCTGGCGCAAGACCCGCGCCCGGCCTACCAGACGCCCACCCCCGAACGAGAGTACGGCGCGCAGTTCTGGGATCTGGACGTACGCTGGCATTACCCTGAACCCGGCACGATCCGGGTGCTTGAGGTAATTCCCAAGCAGTGA
- a CDS encoding DUF1456 family protein yields the protein MIHNDVLRSVRYMLDISDNKVVEIIKLGGLEVTKEDVLTYLKKDEEEGFVRCPDDVMAHFLDGLVIFKRGKDESRAPMPVELPVTNNIILKKLRVAFELKEDDMHAILKAAGFPVSKPELSALFRKFGHTNYRTCGDQLLRNFLKGLTLRVRD from the coding sequence ATGATTCATAACGACGTACTGCGTAGCGTGCGCTACATGCTCGACATCAGCGACAACAAGGTTGTAGAAATCATCAAGCTTGGTGGTCTTGAAGTCACCAAGGAAGACGTACTGACCTACCTGAAAAAAGACGAAGAAGAAGGCTTTGTTCGTTGCCCTGACGACGTGATGGCGCACTTTCTTGATGGCCTGGTGATCTTCAAGCGCGGCAAGGACGAAAGCCGTGCACCGATGCCTGTTGAGCTGCCGGTGACCAACAACATCATCCTGAAAAAACTGCGCGTGGCCTTCGAACTCAAGGAAGACGACATGCACGCCATCCTCAAGGCTGCTGGTTTTCCGGTATCCAAGCCTGAGCTGAGCGCCTTGTTCCGCAAGTTCGGCCACACCAACTACCGCACCTGTGGCGACCAGTTGCTGCGCAACTTCCTGAAAGGCCTGACCCTGCGCGTTCGCGACTGA
- the mprF gene encoding bifunctional lysylphosphatidylglycerol flippase/synthetase MprF produces the protein MPDNSPELKEAVTAAHPIAATRLRWLDLLSKYRQPIGLAITLLLFAIALIACRHLLSELDLYALHDSILEVPKPALLGAVAATAVGFVILLGYEWSASRYAGVKLPPKTLALGGFTAFAIGNAIGLSLLSGGSVRYRLYARHGVGASEVAHMTLFASLSLGCALPPLAALATLSNLPAASAALHIPAYILGAIAFAVLALFGLLALGIYRRRLPEQPIPDNLLVKAGRRTLRLPSPRLTFLQLVITALDVAAAATVLYLLLPEAPPFGAFMLVYLLALAAGVLSHVPGGVGVFEAILLAAFADKLGAAPLAAALLLYRMIYVILPLLIACLLLLLNEAQRLIHTRQSLRVASGLAAPVLAVLVFMSGVVLLFSGATPEIDTRLEHIGFLIPHRLIDASHFGASLIGVLCLLLAQGLRRRLSAAWMLTTILLLVGAVLSLLKGFDWEEATILVLTASLLGLFRRSFYRPSRLTELPFSPLYLVASVCVLGASIWLLLFAYQDVPYSHQLWWQFTLDSDAPRGLRSLLGAAVLLVIVSLTWLLRTARPVIHLPDAAELEKAGKIILASDQPDGGLALTGDKALLFHPDENAFLMYARRGRSLVALYDPIGPPQQRAELIWQFRDLCDTFHARPVFYQVRAENLPFYMDIGLTAIKLGEEARVDLHRFDLEAKGKEMKDLRYTWNRGTRDGLSLEIHEPGEAPMDELKAISDAWLTGKNVREKGFSLGRFSEDYIKHFRVAIIRFEGKPVAFANLLETHSHELSSLDLMRSHPEAPKLTMEFMMVGLIQHYKKHGYARFSLGMVPLSGLQPRRGAPLTQRLGSMLFQRGEHLYNFQGLRRFKDKFQPDWEPRYMAVPAGLDPLVALADTAALIAGGLTGLVKR, from the coding sequence ATGCCCGATAATTCGCCAGAACTTAAAGAAGCCGTCACAGCAGCCCACCCGATTGCCGCAACTCGTTTGCGCTGGCTGGATTTGCTGAGCAAGTATCGCCAACCCATTGGTCTGGCAATCACTTTGTTGCTGTTTGCGATAGCACTGATTGCCTGTCGCCACCTGCTCAGCGAACTTGACCTGTACGCCCTGCACGACTCGATCCTGGAAGTCCCCAAGCCCGCCCTCCTCGGTGCAGTGGCCGCGACTGCCGTGGGCTTTGTGATACTGCTGGGGTATGAGTGGTCCGCCAGCCGGTATGCCGGGGTCAAGCTGCCACCTAAAACCCTGGCATTGGGCGGCTTCACCGCCTTTGCCATCGGCAATGCCATCGGCCTGTCGCTGCTGTCCGGCGGCTCCGTGCGATATCGCCTGTATGCACGTCATGGCGTAGGCGCATCAGAAGTCGCCCACATGACGCTGTTCGCCAGCCTGTCACTGGGCTGTGCCTTGCCGCCACTGGCAGCACTGGCAACGTTGAGCAACTTGCCCGCCGCCTCCGCCGCCCTGCACATCCCGGCTTATATACTGGGTGCAATTGCTTTCGCGGTTCTGGCCCTGTTCGGGTTATTGGCACTCGGCATCTATCGCCGCCGCCTTCCTGAGCAACCGATCCCGGACAACCTGCTGGTAAAGGCCGGGCGTCGCACATTACGCTTGCCAAGCCCGCGCCTGACCTTCCTGCAATTAGTCATTACAGCCCTGGACGTCGCTGCAGCGGCCACCGTGCTGTATTTGCTGCTACCCGAAGCGCCACCTTTTGGCGCCTTTATGCTGGTGTATCTGTTGGCGCTGGCTGCTGGCGTACTCAGCCACGTGCCCGGCGGTGTCGGGGTTTTCGAAGCCATCCTGCTGGCCGCCTTTGCCGACAAACTCGGCGCAGCACCTCTGGCGGCTGCCCTGCTGCTGTACCGCATGATCTATGTGATCCTGCCGCTGCTGATTGCCTGCCTGCTGCTGTTGCTGAACGAAGCCCAACGCCTGATCCATACCCGACAAAGCCTGCGGGTTGCCTCGGGCCTGGCCGCTCCGGTTCTGGCGGTCCTGGTATTTATGTCCGGCGTGGTGCTGCTGTTTTCCGGGGCCACTCCCGAAATTGACACACGCCTTGAGCACATCGGCTTTCTGATCCCGCACCGCCTGATTGACGCATCACACTTTGGCGCCAGCCTGATCGGCGTGCTGTGTCTGTTGCTTGCCCAAGGCCTGCGCCGGCGCCTGTCCGCTGCCTGGATGCTGACCACGATTCTGCTGCTGGTCGGCGCCGTGCTTTCCCTGCTCAAAGGCTTTGACTGGGAAGAAGCCACTATCCTGGTCCTGACCGCCAGCCTGCTGGGGCTGTTCCGCCGCTCGTTTTACCGTCCGAGCCGCCTGACCGAGTTGCCGTTTTCACCCCTGTATCTGGTGGCCAGTGTCTGCGTGCTGGGCGCCTCGATCTGGCTGTTGCTGTTCGCCTATCAGGACGTTCCTTACAGCCATCAACTGTGGTGGCAGTTCACCCTCGACTCGGACGCCCCACGGGGCCTGCGCTCGTTGCTGGGCGCAGCCGTGCTGCTGGTGATCGTGTCGCTGACCTGGCTATTGCGTACCGCACGCCCGGTGATTCACCTGCCCGATGCCGCAGAGCTGGAAAAAGCCGGGAAAATCATCCTGGCCTCCGACCAGCCCGATGGTGGCCTGGCCCTGACCGGCGACAAGGCCCTGCTGTTCCACCCGGATGAAAATGCCTTCCTGATGTACGCCCGCCGCGGGCGCAGCCTGGTAGCGCTGTACGACCCGATTGGACCACCCCAGCAGCGTGCCGAGCTGATCTGGCAATTTCGCGACCTGTGCGACACCTTTCACGCCCGCCCCGTGTTCTATCAGGTCCGCGCCGAGAACCTGCCGTTTTACATGGACATTGGCCTGACCGCGATCAAGCTCGGAGAAGAAGCCCGGGTCGACTTGCACCGCTTTGATCTCGAAGCCAAGGGCAAAGAGATGAAAGACCTGCGCTACACCTGGAACCGTGGCACCCGTGACGGTCTGTCACTGGAAATCCACGAACCGGGTGAGGCCCCGATGGATGAACTCAAGGCCATTTCGGATGCCTGGCTTACCGGCAAAAACGTACGGGAAAAAGGCTTCTCCCTGGGTCGCTTCAGCGAGGACTACATCAAGCACTTTCGCGTGGCAATTATTCGCTTTGAAGGCAAGCCGGTAGCCTTCGCCAACCTGCTTGAAACCCACAGCCATGAGCTGTCGAGCCTCGACCTGATGCGCTCACACCCCGAAGCGCCAAAACTGACCATGGAATTCATGATGGTGGGTTTGATTCAGCATTATAAAAAGCATGGATACGCACGTTTCAGCCTGGGAATGGTACCTCTGTCCGGCCTGCAACCCCGACGCGGCGCACCGTTGACCCAGCGTCTGGGGTCGATGCTGTTCCAGCGCGGCGAGCACCTGTACAACTTCCAGGGTTTGCGCCGCTTCAAAGATAAATTCCAGCCCGACTGGGAACCTCGTTATATGGCCGTGCCCGCCGGACTTGATCCGCTGGTAGCGCTGGCTGATACCGCCGCCCTGATTGCAGGCGGCTTGACTGGATTGGTGAAACGTTAA
- a CDS encoding GNAT family N-acetyltransferase, which produces MQQQWVIHTPRLTDFDELTDVWEASVRATHDFLPDSYIQLLRGLVKDQYLDAVMLICCKDPVSKRITGFAGVAGGKVEMLFIHPDYRGQGIGRCLLMFAINELNAERLDVNEQNPQAIGFYLKQGFEVTGRCEKDGLGQPYPLLHLRYKRPARA; this is translated from the coding sequence ATGCAACAACAATGGGTTATTCATACGCCACGCCTTACAGACTTCGATGAACTGACCGACGTGTGGGAAGCATCGGTACGGGCTACCCACGACTTTTTGCCTGACAGCTATATCCAACTGTTACGGGGTCTGGTCAAAGATCAATACCTGGATGCCGTGATGCTGATCTGCTGCAAGGATCCCGTCAGCAAACGCATAACCGGCTTTGCGGGCGTAGCGGGAGGCAAGGTGGAAATGCTGTTTATCCACCCCGATTACCGGGGCCAAGGCATAGGCAGGTGCCTGCTGATGTTCGCCATCAACGAACTGAATGCCGAGCGCCTCGACGTCAACGAGCAGAACCCGCAAGCCATTGGCTTCTACCTCAAGCAAGGTTTTGAGGTCACCGGGCGCTGCGAAAAAGACGGCCTGGGCCAACCGTATCCATTGCTGCACCTGCGGTATAAACGCCCAGCACGTGCATAA
- the dinB gene encoding DNA polymerase IV encodes MTQRKIIHVDCDCFYAAIEMRDDPSLANKPMAVGGSADRRGVISTCNYEARAYGVRSAMASRHALKLCPDLIIVNGRMDAYKEASKEIHGILRDYTDLIEPLSLDEAYLDVSDSPHFSGSATRIAQEIRRRVSNQLHITVSAGVAPNKFLAKIASDWKKPNGLFVITPDHVEDFVSALPVNKLHGVGKVTADKLGRLGIETCLQLRDWNKLALVREFGSFGERLWGLSRGIDDRLVQSDSRRQSVSVENTYDTDLPDLASCLEKLPELLETLTRRIARIDSSYRPGKPFVKVKFHDFTQTTLEQSGAGRDLESYEGLLSQAFARGAKPVRLLGLGVRLQDLNSGFEQLELFKG; translated from the coding sequence ATGACGCAGCGCAAAATCATCCACGTCGACTGTGACTGTTTCTATGCCGCTATTGAGATGCGCGATGACCCGAGCCTGGCAAACAAGCCGATGGCAGTCGGGGGTTCGGCTGACCGTCGGGGGGTAATCTCGACCTGTAACTACGAGGCGCGGGCTTATGGTGTGCGCTCGGCGATGGCGTCCCGGCATGCACTCAAACTGTGCCCGGATCTGATCATCGTTAACGGCAGGATGGATGCCTATAAAGAAGCGTCGAAAGAAATCCACGGCATTTTGCGCGATTACACCGACTTGATAGAGCCGCTGTCATTGGATGAGGCTTACCTGGATGTGTCTGATAGCCCGCATTTTTCGGGCAGTGCCACGCGCATTGCCCAGGAAATTCGGCGCAGGGTCTCCAATCAACTGCACATCACCGTCTCGGCGGGTGTAGCACCGAACAAGTTTCTGGCCAAAATTGCCAGCGACTGGAAGAAGCCCAATGGGCTGTTCGTCATTACTCCGGATCACGTTGAAGATTTCGTGTCGGCGTTGCCAGTCAACAAGTTGCATGGCGTGGGCAAGGTCACGGCGGACAAGCTGGGGCGGTTGGGGATTGAGACCTGCCTGCAGTTGCGTGACTGGAACAAACTGGCACTTGTGCGTGAGTTCGGCAGTTTCGGTGAGCGATTGTGGGGGTTGTCGCGGGGGATTGATGACCGTCTGGTGCAGAGCGACAGTCGACGTCAGTCTGTTAGCGTGGAAAATACCTACGATACCGATTTGCCGGATCTGGCCAGTTGCCTGGAAAAACTACCGGAGTTGCTGGAGACGCTGACTCGCCGCATTGCACGTATAGACAGCAGTTATCGTCCAGGCAAGCCGTTCGTCAAAGTCAAATTCCACGATTTTACCCAGACCACACTGGAGCAGTCCGGTGCCGGGCGTGACCTTGAGAGTTATGAGGGATTGTTGAGCCAGGCGTTTGCACGCGGCGCCAAGCCCGTTCGATTGCTCGGGCTTGGTGTGCGTTTACAGGATTTGAACAGCGGGTTTGAGCAGCTGGAGCTGTTCAAGGGGTAG
- a CDS encoding rRNA pseudouridine synthase: MSEPIRLSKRLIELVGCSRREAELFIEGGWVTVDGEVIDEPQFKVDSQKVELDPEAKATAPEPVTILLNAPAGLDTDSALALIGPETLSEEHRFGKRPLKGHFLRLSVGNELQANASGLLVFTQDWKIVRKLTADANKIEQEYVVEVSGEMAPHGLNRLNHGMTYKGRELPAVKASWQSENRLRFAMKNPQPGVIALFCQAVGLTVISIRRIRIGGVSMGKLPVGQWRYMSAKEKF; encoded by the coding sequence ATGTCTGAACCGATACGTCTCTCCAAACGCCTCATCGAACTCGTCGGCTGCTCCCGCCGTGAGGCCGAACTGTTCATTGAAGGTGGCTGGGTCACGGTAGATGGCGAAGTCATCGACGAGCCGCAATTCAAGGTCGACAGCCAAAAAGTCGAGCTGGACCCAGAGGCCAAGGCTACTGCGCCAGAACCGGTGACCATTTTGTTGAACGCCCCGGCGGGCCTGGACACTGATAGCGCCCTGGCGTTGATCGGCCCTGAAACCCTGAGCGAGGAGCACCGTTTCGGCAAGCGCCCGCTAAAAGGCCACTTCCTGCGCCTGAGCGTTGGCAACGAGCTGCAAGCCAACGCCAGCGGCCTGCTGGTGTTTACTCAAGACTGGAAAATCGTGCGCAAGCTTACGGCCGATGCCAACAAGATCGAGCAGGAGTACGTGGTTGAAGTCTCTGGCGAGATGGCACCCCACGGTTTGAACCGCCTCAATCATGGCATGACCTACAAGGGTCGCGAGCTGCCTGCGGTCAAGGCCAGCTGGCAGAGTGAAAACCGCCTGCGCTTTGCGATGAAAAATCCGCAGCCGGGGGTCATTGCACTCTTCTGCCAGGCCGTCGGCCTGACGGTCATCTCTATCCGCCGGATCCGTATTGGTGGCGTGTCGATGGGTAAATTGCCCGTTGGCCAATGGCGCTACATGAGCGCCAAAGAAAAGTTCTAA
- a CDS encoding potassium transporter Kup yields MGQASSQAAEDGHSKARPIGMLVAAVGVVYGDIGTSPLYTLKEVFSGGYGVQVNHDGVFGILALILWSLIWVVSIKYVLFILRADNEGEGGIMALTALARRAASPYPKLRSVLVILGLIGASLFYGDSMITPAISVLSAVEGLELAFSGLERWVVPLALIVLVALFLIQRRGTATLGKLFGPIMVLWFVVLGGLGIHGIAQHPEVLNALNPVWGVRFFVSHPGMGVAILGAVVLALTGAEALYADMGHFGRKPIARAWFILVLPALVLNYFGQGALLLENPEAARNPFYLLAPAWALIPLVGLATLATVIASQAVISGAFSLTHQAIQLGYIPRMHIQHTSSAEQGQIYIGAVNWSLMVGVILLVLGFESSGALASAYGVAVTGTMLITSILVSAVMLLLWKWPPILAVPVLIGFLLVDGLFFAANVPKIVQGGAFPVLAGIVLFILMTTWRRGKQLLVDRLDESALPLPLFISSIRVQPPHRVQGTAVFLTARPDAVPHALLHNLLHNQVLHEQVVLLTVVNEDSPRVPASRRFEVDSYGDGFFRVILHFGFMDEPDVPEALKLCHLDELDFSPMRTTYFLSRETVIASKLVGMARWREGLFAFMLKNANSNLRFFKLPLNRVIELGTQVEM; encoded by the coding sequence ATGGGGCAGGCAAGTAGTCAGGCGGCAGAAGACGGTCACTCAAAGGCCAGGCCCATAGGGATGCTGGTTGCAGCGGTCGGCGTGGTGTACGGCGATATTGGTACCAGCCCCCTGTACACCCTCAAGGAGGTGTTTTCCGGCGGGTATGGAGTGCAAGTCAACCATGACGGTGTGTTCGGAATTCTGGCGTTGATTCTGTGGTCGCTGATCTGGGTGGTCTCGATCAAGTATGTGCTGTTCATTCTGCGGGCAGACAACGAAGGTGAGGGCGGCATCATGGCCCTGACCGCATTGGCGCGGCGTGCTGCTTCGCCCTATCCCAAGCTGCGTTCGGTGTTGGTGATCCTGGGGCTGATCGGTGCTTCGCTGTTTTACGGCGATAGCATGATTACTCCGGCGATCTCGGTATTGTCAGCGGTCGAAGGGCTTGAACTGGCGTTCAGCGGGCTGGAGCGCTGGGTCGTGCCGCTGGCCCTGATCGTGCTGGTGGCGCTGTTTTTGATCCAGCGCCGTGGCACAGCCACTCTGGGCAAGCTGTTCGGTCCGATCATGGTGCTGTGGTTCGTCGTGTTGGGCGGGCTCGGTATTCATGGCATCGCTCAACATCCTGAGGTGCTCAATGCGCTGAACCCCGTGTGGGGCGTGCGTTTCTTCGTCTCGCACCCCGGTATGGGCGTGGCCATTCTGGGCGCCGTGGTGCTGGCGTTGACCGGCGCTGAAGCGCTGTATGCCGACATGGGCCACTTTGGGCGCAAGCCGATAGCCCGGGCCTGGTTCATCCTGGTGTTGCCTGCGTTGGTGCTCAATTACTTCGGGCAGGGTGCTCTGCTTCTGGAAAACCCCGAGGCTGCCCGTAACCCGTTCTATTTGCTGGCACCCGCCTGGGCGCTGATTCCTCTGGTAGGCCTGGCCACGCTGGCCACGGTGATTGCCTCCCAGGCAGTGATTTCCGGGGCCTTCTCCCTGACCCACCAGGCGATTCAGCTCGGTTATATCCCGCGCATGCATATCCAGCACACCTCCAGTGCCGAGCAGGGGCAGATTTACATCGGTGCGGTGAACTGGTCGCTGATGGTCGGGGTGATTTTGCTGGTACTGGGCTTTGAATCCTCGGGGGCCCTGGCGTCGGCCTACGGGGTGGCGGTGACCGGCACCATGTTGATCACCAGTATTCTGGTGTCGGCGGTGATGCTGTTGCTGTGGAAGTGGCCGCCGATTCTGGCAGTGCCTGTACTGATTGGCTTTCTGTTGGTGGACGGTCTGTTCTTTGCCGCCAACGTGCCAAAAATTGTGCAGGGCGGGGCCTTCCCGGTGCTGGCGGGGATTGTGCTGTTTATCCTGATGACCACTTGGCGTCGCGGCAAGCAACTGCTGGTGGATCGCCTTGACGAAAGTGCGCTGCCGTTACCGCTGTTTATCAGCAGTATCCGGGTGCAACCGCCGCATCGGGTTCAAGGGACTGCGGTGTTTCTGACGGCCCGTCCGGACGCGGTGCCCCATGCGCTGTTGCACAACCTGCTGCATAACCAGGTGCTGCACGAGCAAGTGGTATTGCTGACGGTGGTCAACGAAGATTCGCCCCGGGTCCCTGCTTCGCGGCGTTTCGAGGTGGATTCGTATGGAGATGGCTTCTTTCGGGTGATCCTGCACTTTGGTTTCATGGACGAGCCGGATGTGCCTGAGGCGTTGAAGCTGTGCCATCTCGATGAGCTGGATTTCAGCCCTATGCGTACCACTTACTTCCTTAGCCGGGAGACGGTGATTGCGTCCAAGCTGGTGGGTATGGCGCGTTGGCGAGAAGGGTTGTTCGCGTTCATGCTCAAGAACGCCAACAGCAACTTGCGCTTCTTCAAGCTGCCACTTAACCGGGTTATCGAGCTGGGGACCCAGGTCGAGATGTAG